From a region of the Butyrivibrio sp. AE3004 genome:
- a CDS encoding PepSY domain-containing protein, which yields MSKKAFIRFKTAASAFMAAALAIGTLAGASPIGAITGQTSVIVVQAAKKYITEKKAESIALKDAKLKKSAVEEFDEAELEKGKKPKYKLAFSTETKEYEYVIHATSGQILEAKWDLSDKDLYEEPDDDEEEVAKKAVTVDVVKKAVQKDARLKKSFLKNLKVSKATEDDDEDVTFFKVTFKNGKYKYTYEVEAYTGIVISMEKKYSGK from the coding sequence ATGAGCAAAAAAGCTTTTATCAGATTTAAAACCGCAGCATCCGCTTTCATGGCTGCTGCCCTGGCAATCGGTACACTTGCCGGAGCATCACCTATAGGTGCTATAACTGGGCAGACATCGGTAATAGTCGTACAAGCTGCTAAAAAATACATAACCGAAAAAAAGGCCGAGAGCATCGCCCTCAAAGATGCAAAATTGAAGAAGTCCGCTGTCGAAGAATTTGACGAGGCAGAACTTGAAAAAGGCAAAAAGCCGAAATACAAACTCGCCTTTTCTACTGAAACAAAAGAGTATGAATACGTAATCCACGCAACCTCAGGCCAGATACTTGAGGCAAAATGGGACCTTTCCGATAAAGACTTATATGAGGAACCTGATGATGATGAAGAAGAAGTCGCAAAAAAAGCCGTAACTGTTGATGTGGTAAAGAAGGCTGTTCAGAAAGATGCCCGCTTAAAGAAATCCTTCCTTAAAAACCTCAAGGTTTCCAAGGCCACTGAAGATGATGACGAAGACGTAACCTTCTTCAAGGTGACTTTTAAAAACGGAAAATATAAATATACCTATGAAGTTGAAGCATATACCGGAATTGTTATATCCATGGAGAAAAAATATTCCGGCAAATAA
- a CDS encoding ATP synthase subunit I, with product MVVQDAVKKETTYIAVGTAVASLIVIILFFVLHQVVPSDAPFGYKVPFDYTIFIGAIGGTIVAVGNFFWMGLTVQKITGMSEEETDRARSTMAVSLRYRTMMQLLWVILSIFVPVINLVTGVIPLFIPSILIKIRGILTARKGR from the coding sequence ATGGTAGTACAGGACGCAGTTAAGAAGGAAACCACGTATATTGCTGTGGGGACAGCGGTGGCAAGCCTTATCGTTATAATTCTGTTTTTTGTTTTGCATCAAGTGGTACCGAGTGATGCGCCTTTTGGCTATAAGGTACCTTTTGATTATACGATCTTCATAGGGGCGATAGGCGGAACTATCGTTGCTGTGGGTAACTTCTTCTGGATGGGACTTACAGTGCAGAAGATCACAGGGATGAGTGAAGAGGAGACGGACAGGGCGAGAAGCACCATGGCTGTGAGTCTGAGATATCGTACAATGATGCAGCTGTTATGGGTCATCCTGTCAATCTTCGTTCCGGTTATTAATCTTGTAACCGGCGTGATTCCTCTTTTTATTCCGAGCATTTTAATAAAAATTCGCGGGATACTAACTGCGAGGAAAGGAAGGTGA
- the atpC gene encoding ATP synthase F1 subunit epsilon — protein MATYHLQVVSLDGLEYEGEVEKIMLRTIDGDVEILARHTNYCTGIGMGTAHVTLANGTERKAACIGGMLSVMEGEVRVLPTTWEWSDEIDVERARSAKARAEERLRDAQLTKEARVRAEAKLYRALVRIGSAQ, from the coding sequence ATGGCTACATATCATTTACAGGTCGTATCCCTGGATGGATTGGAATATGAGGGCGAGGTCGAGAAGATCATGCTCCGAACGATAGACGGTGATGTCGAGATTTTGGCGAGACATACTAACTACTGCACGGGAATCGGCATGGGAACAGCTCACGTAACACTTGCCAATGGCACTGAGCGCAAAGCTGCCTGTATAGGCGGAATGCTTTCTGTCATGGAGGGTGAGGTCCGAGTACTTCCGACAACCTGGGAGTGGAGCGACGAGATAGATGTGGAACGCGCACGCTCAGCCAAAGCCAGGGCAGAGGAAAGGCTGAGGGATGCACAGCTTACCAAGGAAGCAAGAGTGCGCGCAGAAGCCAAGCTTTATCGTGCACTTGTGAGAATTGGTTCCGCACAGTAA
- the atpH gene encoding ATP synthase F1 subunit delta — MTKAGDLYGQSLYDLALSENLTDDILSQMESVKEIFKENPDYITLLSEPSIPRKERLKLVDEAFDGQLQPYLLNFIKILIERGLLRQFSACEKRFRSSYNKDHGIAEAIVTSAITLNESQVSALKSKLESISGKKILLTQKTDEAVLGGIRVEIEGKLYDGTVQGRLDELRKKVDETVL; from the coding sequence ATGACCAAGGCTGGAGATTTATACGGACAAAGTCTGTATGATCTGGCGCTTTCGGAAAACCTTACGGATGATATCTTAAGTCAGATGGAGTCGGTAAAAGAGATTTTTAAAGAAAATCCCGATTACATAACGCTCTTGTCAGAGCCCTCGATTCCAAGAAAAGAGAGACTTAAGCTGGTAGATGAAGCCTTTGACGGGCAGCTGCAGCCATATCTTTTGAACTTCATAAAAATCCTCATTGAAAGAGGTCTTTTAAGACAGTTTTCAGCATGTGAAAAGAGGTTCAGGAGCAGCTATAACAAGGATCACGGTATTGCGGAAGCAATTGTGACAAGTGCTATAACACTTAACGAGTCGCAGGTTAGCGCTCTTAAGTCAAAGCTTGAATCCATCAGCGGCAAGAAGATTCTTCTGACTCAGAAAACCGATGAAGCTGTTCTCGGTGGAATCCGTGTGGAGATTGAAGGTAAGCTCTATGACGGAACAGTTCAGGGGCGCCTTGATGAGCTCCGCAAAAAGGTTGACGAGACAGTCCTATAA
- the atpD gene encoding F0F1 ATP synthase subunit beta, which translates to MSEKHVGKVIQVTGPVLDIRFGEGELPDLHSAIEIKNGDATLIAEVAQQIGDDVVRCIAMSSTDGLVRGIDAVDTAAPISVPVGDECLGRIFNLLGEPVDNQPAPTTQERWPIHRPAPSFEDQVPATEIFETGIKVVDLICPYAKGGKIGLFGGAGVGKTVLIMELINNVAKAHGGISVFTGVGERTREGNDLYGEMKESGVINKTALVYGQMNEPPGARMRVALSGLTMAEYYRDVKNQDVLLFIDNIFRFTQAGSEVSALLGRMPSAVGYQPTLATEMGALQERITSTKKGSITSVQAVYVPADDLTDPAPATTFTHLDATTVLSRDIASKGIYPAVDPLDSTSRILSPDVVGKEHYEVAKGVQQVLQRYRELQDIIAIMGMDELSDEDKQTVFRARKVQNFLSQSFSVAEQFTGLPGKYVPLKETIRGFKMILNGECDDLPESAFLLVGTIDEVFEKAKKN; encoded by the coding sequence ATGAGTGAAAAACATGTTGGAAAGGTAATTCAGGTAACAGGACCTGTCCTTGACATTCGTTTTGGCGAGGGTGAGCTGCCGGATCTGCATAGTGCTATTGAAATAAAGAATGGTGATGCCACTCTTATAGCTGAGGTTGCACAACAGATAGGTGATGATGTCGTTCGTTGTATTGCAATGAGCTCCACGGACGGACTTGTTCGTGGAATTGATGCGGTTGACACGGCAGCACCGATTTCAGTTCCGGTAGGTGACGAGTGTCTTGGAAGAATTTTCAATCTGCTTGGTGAGCCGGTTGATAATCAGCCTGCACCGACAACACAGGAGAGATGGCCTATTCACAGACCGGCTCCTTCGTTCGAGGATCAGGTTCCTGCGACTGAGATTTTTGAAACAGGTATTAAGGTAGTAGACCTTATCTGCCCTTATGCAAAGGGTGGTAAGATCGGTTTGTTCGGTGGTGCGGGAGTTGGTAAAACCGTCCTCATCATGGAGCTTATCAATAACGTTGCTAAGGCACACGGTGGTATTTCAGTATTTACCGGTGTTGGAGAACGTACCCGTGAGGGTAACGACCTTTACGGAGAAATGAAGGAAAGTGGAGTTATTAACAAGACTGCACTGGTTTACGGACAGATGAATGAGCCTCCGGGAGCACGTATGAGAGTTGCTCTTTCCGGACTTACAATGGCTGAGTATTATCGTGATGTTAAGAATCAGGACGTGCTTCTTTTCATTGATAATATCTTCCGTTTCACACAGGCCGGTTCTGAGGTTTCAGCGCTGCTTGGTCGTATGCCTTCAGCCGTTGGTTATCAGCCTACACTGGCAACAGAGATGGGTGCGCTGCAGGAGCGTATCACATCAACAAAGAAGGGATCAATCACATCAGTTCAGGCCGTATACGTGCCTGCCGATGACTTGACGGACCCTGCACCTGCAACAACATTCACACACTTGGATGCAACCACCGTTCTTTCCCGTGATATTGCATCAAAGGGTATTTATCCGGCAGTTGATCCTCTGGATTCCACCAGCCGTATCCTTTCGCCCGACGTAGTTGGTAAGGAACACTACGAGGTTGCCAAAGGAGTGCAGCAGGTTCTTCAGAGATATCGTGAATTGCAGGATATCATCGCTATCATGGGTATGGATGAGCTTTCCGATGAAGATAAACAGACAGTATTCAGAGCACGTAAGGTTCAGAACTTCCTGTCACAGAGCTTCTCAGTTGCTGAGCAGTTCACAGGACTTCCGGGCAAATACGTTCCTTTGAAGGAAACCATCCGCGGATTTAAGATGATCCTTAACGGCGAGTGTGACGACCTTCCGGAATCAGCATTCCTGCTGGTCGGAACAATTGATGAAGTGTTCGAAAAAGCTAAGAAGAACTGA
- the atpA gene encoding F0F1 ATP synthase subunit alpha, which translates to MELKPEKISEVIRSQIKNYQNAIIQNETGTVLTVGDGISRVSGLLNCMSGELLEFENGTFGMAQNLEETVVSAVLFGEDVGISEGQTVKRTGRVVSVPVGDAMIGRVVNAIGQPIDGAGPIESDDYRPVEIKAPGIIERQPVKEPLQTGIKAIDSMIPIGRGQRELIIGDRQTGKTTIAIDTIINQKGKDVICIYVAIGQKRSTVTSLVAELQNAGAMEYSIVVAATASEPSPLQYIAPYTGCTMGEYFMNKGKHVLVIYDDLSKHAVAYRALSLLIRRPPGREAYPGDVFYLHSRLLERAAKLSDENGGGSLTALPIIETQAGDVSAYIPTNVISITDGQIFLETELFHSGIMPAVNPGISVSRVGGNAQIKAMKKVAGTLKLIYSQYRELQSFAQFGSDLDEDTKSRLAQGERIVEVLKQDKSSPVAVEKQVAILYAVINNVLTEVAVTDIAEYEAGLFEYLDTNPDGSDVMKTIRETGKLESDTEEKMKSVLKAYTDKFLAGKK; encoded by the coding sequence ATGGAATTAAAACCAGAAAAAATATCCGAGGTGATTCGAAGCCAGATCAAAAACTATCAAAATGCGATCATTCAGAATGAGACCGGTACAGTTCTCACCGTTGGTGACGGTATTTCCAGAGTTAGCGGACTTTTGAATTGTATGTCGGGTGAGCTGTTGGAGTTCGAGAACGGCACATTCGGAATGGCTCAGAACCTCGAAGAAACAGTAGTATCCGCGGTTCTGTTCGGAGAAGATGTAGGTATCAGCGAAGGACAGACCGTTAAGCGTACCGGACGCGTTGTTTCCGTTCCGGTAGGTGACGCGATGATAGGCCGTGTAGTTAACGCTATCGGACAGCCGATTGATGGCGCAGGCCCTATCGAATCAGATGATTACAGACCTGTTGAGATAAAGGCACCGGGTATCATTGAAAGACAGCCCGTTAAAGAGCCTTTACAGACCGGTATCAAGGCTATCGACTCCATGATCCCGATCGGACGTGGACAGCGTGAGCTTATTATCGGTGACCGTCAGACAGGTAAAACCACAATTGCAATAGATACCATCATCAACCAGAAGGGTAAGGATGTTATTTGTATCTACGTTGCAATAGGACAGAAGAGATCTACAGTTACATCACTTGTGGCTGAACTGCAGAATGCAGGCGCTATGGAATATTCCATAGTCGTAGCTGCAACGGCTTCAGAGCCCAGTCCTCTGCAGTACATTGCGCCTTACACAGGCTGCACCATGGGTGAGTACTTCATGAATAAGGGTAAGCATGTGCTTGTTATCTATGATGACCTTTCAAAGCACGCAGTTGCATACAGAGCACTATCACTACTTATCCGCAGACCTCCGGGACGTGAGGCATATCCCGGTGACGTATTCTACCTGCATTCAAGACTTCTTGAGAGAGCTGCTAAGCTTTCTGATGAAAACGGAGGAGGATCACTTACAGCCCTTCCTATCATCGAGACACAGGCGGGTGACGTATCTGCTTACATTCCTACAAACGTTATCTCCATTACTGATGGACAGATATTCCTTGAGACCGAGCTTTTCCACTCAGGTATCATGCCTGCGGTTAACCCCGGTATCTCGGTATCGCGAGTAGGTGGTAATGCTCAGATCAAAGCCATGAAGAAGGTTGCAGGTACACTTAAGCTGATTTATTCACAGTATCGTGAGCTGCAGAGCTTTGCTCAGTTCGGTTCAGACCTAGATGAAGACACAAAGTCACGTCTTGCACAGGGTGAAAGAATCGTGGAAGTTCTTAAACAGGACAAGAGCTCACCGGTTGCTGTTGAAAAGCAGGTTGCCATTTTGTACGCAGTTATCAATAACGTTCTTACAGAGGTAGCTGTTACCGATATTGCTGAGTATGAGGCAGGTCTTTTTGAGTATCTTGACACAAATCCTGATGGCAGCGACGTTATGAAGACTATTCGCGAGACAGGAAAGCTTGAGTCTGATACAGAAGAAAAGATGAAGAGCGTACTTAAGGCATACACGGACAAATTCCTTGCAGGAAAGAAATGA
- a CDS encoding F0F1 ATP synthase subunit A, translated as MNFEVAGSKIYYTIHTGIPVLGDFNITETLVVSWIVMAIITLLCIFLTRNLQVENISKRQAVAEMIVEAAHNLVRSNTGGTKFDWLIPLVSAIFATSIVSNLICLVGLRSPTADLSTEAAWAIVVFVIITACKIKAGGFLGYLKSFTTPIAVMTPFNILSELATPVSMACRHFGNILSGIVIDGLIYAALAIASSALFGLIPGAVGDVLSNIPILSVGLPAILGVYFDWFTGCMQAFIFSMLTIMYIANAAEG; from the coding sequence ATGAACTTTGAAGTAGCCGGCAGTAAGATCTATTACACTATCCACACCGGAATACCTGTACTTGGTGATTTCAATATCACGGAGACATTGGTAGTCAGCTGGATTGTAATGGCAATCATAACGCTGCTGTGTATCTTCCTGACGAGAAACCTTCAGGTCGAGAATATTTCAAAGCGCCAGGCGGTTGCAGAGATGATAGTTGAAGCAGCACACAATCTGGTTCGCAGTAATACGGGCGGAACAAAATTTGACTGGCTGATTCCATTGGTTTCAGCGATTTTCGCCACAAGTATTGTGTCAAACCTGATCTGCCTTGTAGGACTTCGAAGCCCGACAGCTGATCTTTCAACAGAAGCAGCATGGGCCATCGTAGTGTTTGTTATCATCACTGCATGTAAGATCAAAGCGGGAGGCTTCCTCGGTTATCTGAAGAGCTTTACAACGCCGATCGCTGTAATGACACCGTTCAATATCCTGTCCGAATTGGCAACGCCTGTAAGTATGGCTTGCCGTCATTTCGGTAATATCCTTTCGGGTATAGTTATTGACGGACTTATCTATGCAGCACTTGCGATTGCTTCTTCCGCATTGTTTGGACTTATCCCGGGCGCTGTGGGCGATGTACTTTCAAATATTCCGATCCTGAGCGTCGGACTCCCGGCTATTCTGGGTGTGTACTTTGACTGGTTCACAGGATGTATGCAGGCGTTTATTTTCTCAATGCTGACAATCATGTATATAGCAAATGCAGCAGAGGGTTAA
- the atpE gene encoding ATP synthase F0 subunit C, whose protein sequence is MSDFQILAKGIALAGCGIGAGCALIAGIGPGIGEGNAVSKALEAIGRQPECKGDVTSTMLLGCAIAETTGIYGFVTGLLLIFVAPGTFMNYLN, encoded by the coding sequence ATGAGTGATTTTCAGATTTTAGCAAAAGGTATTGCACTTGCAGGATGCGGTATCGGAGCAGGATGTGCGCTGATCGCCGGTATCGGACCCGGTATTGGTGAAGGAAATGCCGTTTCTAAGGCTCTTGAGGCAATCGGACGTCAGCCCGAGTGTAAGGGTGATGTAACAAGTACCATGCTTCTTGGTTGTGCTATTGCAGAGACAACCGGTATCTATGGTTTCGTTACAGGTCTTCTTCTGATCTTCGTAGCACCCGGCACATTCATGAACTATCTGAACTAA
- the atpG gene encoding ATP synthase F1 subunit gamma codes for MAANMKAVKLRIKSVQSTMQITKAMQLVAASKLRKAKERADNSKPYLNTLLDTLQSIASENHDFQSPYTKVGKNDKWLYVVIAGDRGLAGGYNSNLFKFMESETKGRDIEVLPIGKKSVEYFKHRNVPIFTEEFAEVAKVTISECFSVAKILCDAYKEGRFGHIFLCYTDFVSMMSQVPKASPILPLSDLASEEESHKKAKSLILYEPDSETVFNAVVPEYLAGVLYSSINISVASELAARRTAMEAATDNAEEMIETLSLYYNRARQASITQEITEIVAGAEEP; via the coding sequence ATGGCTGCTAATATGAAGGCTGTGAAGCTCCGGATAAAAAGCGTGCAGAGCACAATGCAGATTACAAAGGCGATGCAGCTGGTTGCTGCCAGCAAACTGCGAAAGGCTAAGGAAAGGGCAGACAATTCCAAGCCGTATCTGAACACTTTGCTCGATACATTGCAGAGCATCGCCAGTGAAAACCATGATTTTCAATCTCCCTATACTAAGGTCGGGAAAAATGATAAGTGGTTGTACGTTGTAATCGCAGGTGACAGAGGACTTGCAGGTGGATATAACTCAAACCTGTTTAAGTTCATGGAGAGCGAGACTAAGGGACGTGATATAGAGGTTCTTCCTATTGGTAAAAAATCAGTGGAGTACTTCAAACACAGAAATGTTCCGATTTTCACCGAGGAGTTTGCAGAGGTTGCAAAGGTTACTATCTCAGAGTGCTTCTCGGTTGCCAAGATTTTATGTGATGCATATAAGGAAGGCAGATTCGGACATATTTTCCTGTGTTATACGGATTTTGTATCCATGATGTCACAGGTTCCGAAGGCAAGCCCGATCCTTCCGTTGTCAGATCTGGCATCAGAGGAGGAATCACATAAAAAGGCGAAATCGCTTATTCTGTACGAGCCGGACAGTGAGACTGTTTTCAACGCAGTCGTTCCGGAGTATTTGGCGGGAGTGCTGTATTCCAGTATCAATATCTCAGTTGCGAGCGAACTTGCAGCTAGAAGAACTGCGATGGAAGCAGCTACCGACAACGCAGAAGAAATGATTGAAACGTTAAGTCTGTACTATAACAGAGCACGACAGGCAAGCATCACGCAGGAGATTACGGAGATTGTTGCCGGTGCCGAAGAACCATAA
- a CDS encoding DUF4867 family protein, which yields MCVRTRISDMFLDKSIIPEDIGATEREGDKAMKILSVTDKEFKEYGRIVEGYSVSEILKTLENDTPCPEGVVYVAEDEKLMATSDTKDLGTSLFGGMPFQFGYCNGHNTKMNCLEYHRDSEFNLGTEDFILLLAKLSDIEDGKLDSSKVVAFKCPKGVLVEVYASTLHYAPCHADASKGFKVLIALPKGTNVGTTKTAGKNLDDRTLFATNKWLLAHKDASEIADGAYEGITGENIDIASLI from the coding sequence ATGTGTGTACGTACACGGATTTCTGATATGTTTTTGGATAAAAGTATTATTCCGGAGGATATCGGAGCCACAGAAAGAGAAGGAGATAAGGCTATGAAGATATTAAGCGTAACAGACAAGGAATTTAAAGAATACGGAAGAATTGTTGAGGGATACAGTGTATCAGAGATTCTTAAGACACTTGAGAACGACACACCCTGTCCGGAGGGCGTTGTTTATGTGGCTGAAGATGAGAAGCTGATGGCAACAAGCGATACTAAGGATCTTGGGACAAGCCTGTTCGGCGGAATGCCTTTTCAGTTTGGATATTGCAACGGACACAACACAAAGATGAACTGCCTTGAATACCACAGAGACAGTGAGTTCAATCTTGGTACAGAGGATTTCATTTTACTTCTTGCTAAGCTTAGCGACATAGAGGACGGCAAGCTTGATTCATCAAAGGTTGTAGCTTTCAAGTGCCCTAAGGGAGTGCTTGTAGAAGTATATGCTTCAACACTTCATTATGCACCCTGCCATGCAGATGCTTCAAAGGGCTTTAAGGTTCTCATCGCTCTTCCTAAGGGAACAAATGTAGGCACAACAAAGACAGCAGGTAAGAACCTTGATGACAGAACACTTTTTGCAACAAACAAGTGGCTTCTTGCGCACAAGGATGCTTCTGAGATTGCTGACGGTGCATACGAAGGCATCACAGGAGAGAACATTGATATTGCTTCACTCATCTGA
- a CDS encoding MFS transporter, whose protein sequence is MNKYNIDNLEIMSFLSGLVFFAPVALLVRTRAGIDLDQFFILQATLSLVIFLGEIPTGKITDFVGYKNTIVLSQFMFLIARSLMLAAFITKNYYLFLSEAIIEGIAISFTSGTISAYLYHKYDEGKYVVKNARVNNFSTAGFIVSTIMYAGIYHFFGIEGLLVLTVTMNVIAVYVSFGVEREHHGKDHTTDTQVAEKNKLFILKFNAENIAIMVTLALVSISFILINFFYVDKLKILGISEEWMTAIILGYSVFQMASEKIIAIIGEENYFKAFIIGFIVSGICMLVFGGVNSKLIIIPIMLFLPLVVSVPSYIFDGIENEIVDKNHLGDRRAEVLSAYNMGVSLVEVLFLFASAYVSGLGISACFTVVGVLMLLLAGAHVVLR, encoded by the coding sequence ATGAATAAATATAATATAGACAATCTGGAAATTATGTCATTCTTAAGTGGCCTTGTTTTCTTTGCACCGGTAGCACTTTTGGTTAGGACGCGGGCAGGAATTGACCTTGATCAATTCTTTATTTTGCAAGCCACTTTGTCACTTGTGATTTTCTTAGGAGAAATTCCTACAGGGAAAATTACTGATTTTGTGGGATATAAGAACACTATTGTTCTGTCGCAATTCATGTTTTTGATCGCAAGAAGCTTGATGTTAGCTGCTTTTATAACAAAGAACTACTACTTGTTCCTTTCAGAAGCCATCATAGAAGGAATTGCAATCAGTTTTACCTCGGGAACTATCAGCGCATATCTTTATCATAAATATGATGAAGGTAAGTATGTTGTGAAAAACGCCAGGGTAAACAATTTCAGTACTGCCGGTTTTATTGTCAGTACCATTATGTACGCAGGCATTTATCATTTCTTTGGAATTGAAGGATTACTGGTTCTCACTGTTACGATGAATGTTATAGCAGTTTATGTAAGCTTTGGTGTAGAAAGGGAGCATCACGGAAAAGACCATACTACTGACACGCAGGTTGCTGAGAAGAATAAGTTATTCATTCTAAAATTCAATGCTGAGAATATCGCAATCATGGTAACCCTGGCGCTTGTTAGCATATCCTTTATCCTGATCAACTTCTTTTATGTAGATAAGCTCAAAATACTTGGAATATCCGAAGAATGGATGACAGCAATTATTCTTGGATATTCTGTGTTCCAGATGGCATCGGAAAAGATTATTGCCATTATTGGAGAGGAAAACTATTTCAAGGCTTTCATAATCGGCTTCATCGTTTCGGGGATCTGTATGCTTGTTTTCGGGGGTGTGAATTCCAAGCTGATTATTATCCCAATCATGCTATTTCTTCCGCTTGTAGTTTCAGTTCCTTCATATATATTTGATGGAATTGAAAATGAAATCGTTGATAAAAATCATCTTGGAGATAGGCGGGCGGAAGTTCTATCGGCTTACAATATGGGAGTAAGTCTTGTGGAAGTATTATTTCTTTTTGCATCAGCATATGTTTCAGGGCTTGGAATATCTGCATGCTTTACCGTGGTTGGAGTGCTAATGCTACTCCTTGCGGGAGCACATGTAGTCTTAAGATAA
- a CDS encoding AtpZ/AtpI family protein gives MIKKTTDFSKLMTQFAMVGQLGLSLVTPLLICIFACYMLTTKVGAPGWIYIIGFFFGLGGSMMTAYKVYLEVTKKNEGKKRDKNEVSFNKHI, from the coding sequence ATGATAAAAAAGACGACTGATTTTTCAAAATTAATGACACAATTTGCAATGGTGGGACAGCTTGGGTTATCTCTGGTAACCCCTCTTCTCATCTGCATTTTTGCGTGCTATATGCTGACAACTAAGGTTGGAGCGCCCGGTTGGATATATATAATCGGATTCTTCTTCGGACTTGGCGGATCCATGATGACAGCCTACAAGGTTTACCTTGAAGTGACTAAGAAGAACGAAGGAAAAAAGCGTGACAAGAACGAGGTGTCATTTAATAAGCACATCTGA
- the atpF gene encoding F0F1 ATP synthase subunit B, whose protein sequence is MGTQDLVTIVPWTFIAQICNLFIQLWLIKKFLFKPINEVIEKRRQLTENEIKGAREAKEKAEAMKKEYETSLSSAQAQAADIVASATKEAQGKADTIVKEAEKQAKGLMERAEADIEQEKKKAINEAKDTIGGLAMDIAGKVVEKEINENDHKKLIDEFINNVGEAS, encoded by the coding sequence ATGGGCACACAGGATCTAGTTACTATCGTTCCGTGGACGTTCATAGCACAGATTTGCAACCTCTTCATTCAGCTCTGGCTCATTAAGAAATTCCTTTTCAAACCTATAAACGAGGTTATTGAGAAGAGAAGACAGCTCACTGAAAATGAGATCAAGGGAGCTCGCGAGGCCAAGGAAAAAGCTGAAGCAATGAAGAAGGAATATGAGACAAGCCTTTCTTCCGCACAGGCACAGGCAGCAGACATTGTTGCATCTGCAACCAAGGAAGCTCAGGGCAAGGCTGACACTATTGTTAAGGAAGCTGAGAAGCAGGCCAAGGGTCTCATGGAGAGAGCAGAAGCTGATATCGAACAGGAAAAGAAAAAAGCCATCAACGAGGCTAAGGACACCATCGGCGGTCTTGCAATGGATATTGCAGGAAAAGTCGTGGAGAAGGAAATCAACGAGAACGATCATAAGAAACTTATCGATGAATTCATTAACAATGTAGGGGAGGCGTCATGA